In Leifsonia sp. ZF2019, a genomic segment contains:
- a CDS encoding S1C family serine protease — protein sequence MTDRDEQSENAPNDGADAPTGSTSEGVSTEPTTTTPADLAPTPASRTSWATALLVTGSALALIAGGFIAGTITTTALTAGASGACDASSVANGVLPTIVTISVTSSSGGRSNGSGQIIADDGYILTNNHVISPAASGGSLSVRFSDGHDLDARLVGRDPKTDLAVVKVDDDEPLPVISIGDSGALSVGQPVVALGAPLGLSSTVTAGIVSALGRTVPVPSDDDRNAVLVGAIQTDASINPGNSGGALVDCRGRLVGVNTAIATVPGSGGQSSTGSVGIGFAVPESSAMRIAHELIDKGKVSYPTAGLSVLPIPPGVAAAYGIADGLFVQSIDAGGPAADAGLQAGDVVTALNGTPASSVDVLTAVQITSRPGDEVAVTFVRGGRSHDTTLTLAEG from the coding sequence GTGACAGACCGCGACGAGCAGTCGGAGAACGCTCCGAACGACGGCGCCGACGCGCCGACCGGGTCGACATCAGAAGGGGTGAGCACCGAGCCGACGACCACGACGCCGGCCGACCTCGCGCCGACCCCCGCATCCCGCACCTCCTGGGCCACCGCCCTCCTCGTCACCGGTTCGGCCCTCGCCCTCATCGCCGGCGGATTCATCGCGGGCACCATCACGACGACCGCGCTTACGGCGGGTGCGTCCGGAGCCTGCGACGCCTCCTCGGTCGCGAACGGCGTCCTGCCCACGATCGTCACGATCTCCGTCACCTCCTCCTCGGGCGGCCGCAGTAACGGCAGCGGTCAGATCATCGCGGACGACGGCTACATCCTCACGAACAACCACGTCATCTCGCCCGCGGCCTCCGGAGGCTCCCTCTCGGTGCGCTTCAGCGACGGGCACGACCTCGACGCCCGGCTCGTCGGCCGCGACCCGAAGACCGACCTCGCGGTGGTGAAGGTCGACGACGACGAGCCGCTGCCGGTCATCTCGATCGGCGACTCGGGCGCCCTGTCCGTCGGGCAGCCCGTGGTCGCCCTCGGCGCGCCGCTGGGGCTGTCGAGCACCGTCACCGCCGGCATCGTCAGCGCGCTCGGCCGCACCGTCCCCGTCCCGAGCGACGACGACCGCAATGCGGTGCTGGTCGGCGCCATCCAGACCGACGCCTCCATCAACCCGGGCAACTCGGGAGGCGCGCTCGTCGATTGCCGCGGGCGTCTCGTCGGCGTGAACACCGCGATCGCGACCGTGCCGGGCAGTGGAGGCCAGAGCAGCACGGGCAGTGTGGGCATCGGCTTCGCCGTGCCGGAGTCCTCGGCGATGCGGATCGCGCACGAGCTCATCGACAAGGGAAAGGTCTCGTACCCCACGGCGGGCCTCTCCGTCCTCCCGATCCCGCCCGGCGTCGCCGCCGCCTACGGCATCGCCGACGGCCTCTTCGTGCAGTCCATCGACGCGGGAGGCCCGGCGGCCGACGCCGGGCTGCAGGCCGGGGATGTCGTCACCGCCCTGAACGGGACGCCCGCCAGCAGCGTCGACGTCCTCACGGCAGTGCAGATCACCTCCCGGCCCGGCGACGAGGTCGCGGTCACCTTCGTGCGCGGAGGCCGCTCGCACGACACGACCCTCACCCTCGCCGAGGGCTGA
- a CDS encoding IclR family transcriptional regulator, protein MSKVPAAENTLRILGHLAAQRGPVPAASIATALALPRSTVYHLLTVLGDHGFVLHFPEARRYGLGVAAYELSSAFSRQQPLSRLGRPIVAGLVDAIGESGHVAVLHGRDVVYIVEERAPRRPRLVTDVGVRLPAHLTASGRALLATLPAGQLRALYPDRDAFEERTGAGPHTYGELRRVLAEVRERGFATEDGDVTPGFASVAVSVRDHAGWPAAGIAVTFPRENVPHTEWETLAARVRDAAAELSRRIRGS, encoded by the coding sequence ATGAGCAAGGTCCCCGCTGCAGAGAACACCCTCCGCATCCTCGGCCACCTCGCCGCACAGCGAGGACCGGTTCCGGCGGCGAGCATCGCGACGGCGCTTGCTCTGCCGCGCTCCACCGTCTACCACCTGCTCACCGTGCTCGGAGACCACGGGTTCGTCCTCCACTTCCCGGAGGCGCGCCGCTACGGTCTCGGCGTCGCCGCCTACGAGCTCTCGAGCGCCTTCTCACGCCAGCAGCCGCTGAGCAGGCTCGGCCGCCCGATCGTCGCCGGTCTGGTCGACGCGATCGGCGAATCCGGACACGTGGCCGTGCTGCACGGGCGCGACGTCGTGTACATCGTGGAGGAGCGTGCGCCCCGCCGGCCGCGGCTCGTGACGGATGTGGGGGTGCGCCTTCCGGCTCACCTGACCGCCAGCGGCCGGGCGCTGCTCGCGACCCTCCCTGCCGGGCAGCTGCGCGCCCTGTACCCCGACCGAGACGCCTTCGAGGAGCGCACCGGCGCCGGACCGCACACCTACGGCGAGCTGCGCCGGGTGCTGGCGGAGGTGCGCGAACGCGGGTTCGCGACGGAGGACGGAGACGTCACGCCCGGCTTCGCGTCCGTCGCCGTGTCGGTGCGCGATCACGCCGGCTGGCCGGCTGCGGGGATCGCGGTGACGTTCCCGCGCGAGAACGTGCCCCACACGGAATGGGAGACGCTCGCCGCGCGGGTGCGGGATGCGGCGGCGGAGCTGTCGCGGCGCATCCGCGGGAGCTGA
- the hutH gene encoding histidine ammonia-lyase: protein MLVTTSTDISAVTVGGAPLTIADVVAVARHDARIELDPNALETVAASRAIVEALADDTEPHYGISTGFGALATTFIPAERRAQLQASLVRSHAAGSGPEVEREVVRALMLLRLATLATGRTGATPRTVETYAAVLNAGITPIVREYGSLGCSGDLAPLAHCALAAMGEGQVRVDGELVDAADALAAAGIEPVVLAEKEGLALINGTDGMLGMLSLALHDLQRLLTTADIAAALSVEALLGTDAVFADDLQRLRPQTGQAVSAGNLRDLLAGSPLVASHKGTECTRVQDAYSLRCAPQVHGGARDTAAHATTVAERELASAIDNPVLTLDGRVESNGNFHGAPVAYVLDFLAIVVADVASMSERRTDRFLDPARNQGLPPFLAHEVGVDSGLMIAQYTAAGIVSELKRLAAPASADSIPSSAMQEDHVSMGWAAGRKLRRAVDGLTRVLAIEVLTASRGADLRAPLGQAPATGAVTAALRKAVAGPGPDRYLSPEIEAAVALVASGTLADAAESALGHALR from the coding sequence ATGCTCGTCACCACCTCCACCGACATCAGTGCCGTGACCGTGGGCGGCGCACCGCTCACCATCGCGGACGTCGTCGCCGTCGCCCGCCACGACGCCCGCATCGAGCTCGACCCGAATGCGCTCGAGACCGTCGCCGCCTCCCGCGCGATCGTGGAAGCGCTGGCCGACGACACGGAGCCGCACTACGGCATCTCGACCGGCTTCGGCGCGCTCGCGACCACATTCATCCCGGCCGAGCGGCGCGCGCAGCTGCAGGCGAGCCTCGTGCGCTCGCACGCCGCGGGCAGCGGACCGGAGGTCGAGCGGGAGGTCGTCCGCGCGCTCATGCTGCTGCGCCTCGCGACCCTCGCGACCGGCCGCACCGGCGCCACCCCGCGCACGGTCGAGACCTACGCCGCCGTGCTCAACGCGGGCATCACGCCGATCGTCCGGGAGTACGGCTCGCTCGGCTGCTCGGGAGACCTCGCGCCGCTCGCCCACTGCGCGCTGGCGGCGATGGGCGAGGGGCAGGTCAGGGTCGATGGCGAGCTCGTGGACGCAGCGGACGCCCTGGCCGCCGCCGGCATCGAGCCGGTCGTTCTCGCCGAGAAGGAGGGCCTGGCGCTCATCAACGGCACCGACGGGATGCTCGGAATGCTGTCGCTCGCCCTCCACGACCTCCAGCGCCTCCTCACCACCGCCGACATCGCGGCCGCCCTCAGCGTCGAGGCGCTCCTCGGCACCGACGCGGTCTTCGCGGACGACCTGCAGCGGCTGCGCCCGCAGACCGGGCAGGCCGTCTCGGCCGGCAATCTGCGCGACCTGCTCGCCGGCTCGCCGCTCGTCGCCAGCCACAAAGGCACCGAGTGCACGCGCGTCCAGGATGCCTATTCTCTGCGCTGCGCCCCGCAGGTCCACGGCGGAGCCCGTGACACCGCCGCACACGCCACGACCGTCGCCGAGCGCGAACTGGCCTCCGCTATCGACAACCCCGTCCTGACGCTCGACGGCCGGGTGGAGTCGAACGGCAACTTCCACGGCGCGCCCGTGGCCTACGTGCTCGACTTCCTCGCCATCGTCGTGGCGGACGTCGCGAGCATGTCCGAACGGCGCACCGACCGCTTCCTCGACCCGGCCCGCAACCAAGGCCTCCCACCGTTCCTCGCCCACGAGGTGGGGGTCGACTCCGGCCTGATGATCGCGCAGTACACCGCAGCGGGCATCGTCTCGGAGTTGAAGCGGCTCGCGGCCCCGGCTTCGGCCGACTCCATCCCGTCGTCCGCCATGCAGGAGGATCACGTGTCGATGGGATGGGCCGCGGGCCGCAAGCTCCGCCGGGCCGTCGACGGGCTCACGCGGGTGCTCGCGATCGAAGTGCTCACGGCCTCGCGCGGCGCCGACCTCCGGGCGCCCCTCGGCCAGGCTCCCGCCACCGGTGCGGTCACCGCGGCGCTTCGGAAGGCCGTCGCCGGTCCCGGGCCGGACCGCTACCTCTCCCCCGAGATCGAGGCCGCGGTCGCGCTCGTCGCCTCCGGCACCCTCGCCGACGCCGCCGAGAGCGCCCTCGGCCACGCCCTCCGCTGA
- the hutU gene encoding urocanate hydratase — translation MDGARAVRAPRGTQLTAKSWQTEAPLRMLMNNLDPEVAERPDDLVVYGGTGRAARSWEAFDAIVETLRDLEPDETLLVQSGKPVGVFRTHEWAPRVLIANSNLVGDWATWPEFRRLEALGLTMYGQMTAGSWIYIGSQGILQGTYETFGAVARNRFGGSLAGTLTLTGGCGGMGGAQPLAVTLNGGAVLIVDVDRSRLQRRVDHGYLDELADDLDDAVARAVAAKEEGRALSVGVVGNAAEVFPKLLRRAVPIDIVTDQTSAHDPLSYLPLGVSVDEWHDRAAADPEAFTQAARASVAAQVEAMVGFLDAGAEVFDYGNSLRTEAQLGGYDRAFAFPGFVPAYIRPLFAEGKGPFRWAALSGDPADIAATDRAILDLFPEDEHLRRWITQAGEKVPFEGLPARICWLGYKERHLAGLRFNEMVASGELRAPIVIGRDHLDSGSVASPYRETESMADGSDAIADWPLLNALLNTASGATWVSLHHGGGVGIGRSIHAGQVIVADGTPLAAEKIERVLVNDPGTGVMRHVDAGYERAVEVADERGLRVPMREHAAREGSRG, via the coding sequence ATGGATGGAGCGAGAGCAGTGCGCGCCCCGCGCGGCACCCAGCTGACCGCCAAGAGCTGGCAGACGGAGGCGCCCCTCCGGATGCTGATGAACAACCTCGACCCGGAGGTCGCGGAGCGTCCCGACGACCTGGTCGTCTACGGAGGCACCGGCCGTGCGGCCCGCAGCTGGGAGGCGTTCGACGCGATCGTCGAGACCCTCCGCGACCTGGAGCCCGACGAGACCCTGCTGGTGCAGTCGGGCAAGCCGGTCGGCGTCTTCCGCACGCACGAGTGGGCGCCGCGCGTGCTCATCGCCAACTCGAACCTCGTCGGCGACTGGGCGACCTGGCCCGAGTTCCGCCGCCTCGAGGCCCTCGGCCTCACGATGTACGGCCAGATGACGGCCGGCTCGTGGATCTACATCGGCTCGCAGGGCATCCTCCAGGGCACGTACGAGACCTTCGGCGCCGTCGCCCGCAACAGGTTCGGGGGCAGCCTCGCGGGGACGCTCACGCTGACCGGCGGCTGCGGCGGGATGGGCGGCGCCCAGCCCCTCGCCGTCACGCTGAACGGGGGTGCCGTGCTCATCGTCGATGTGGACCGCAGCCGCCTCCAGCGCCGCGTCGACCACGGCTACCTCGACGAGCTCGCCGACGACCTGGACGACGCCGTCGCCCGCGCGGTCGCGGCCAAGGAGGAGGGCCGCGCGCTCTCCGTCGGCGTGGTCGGCAATGCCGCCGAGGTCTTCCCCAAGCTGCTGCGCCGGGCCGTTCCGATCGACATCGTGACCGATCAGACGAGCGCGCACGATCCGCTCAGCTATCTCCCCCTCGGCGTCTCCGTCGACGAGTGGCACGACCGCGCCGCCGCCGACCCCGAGGCGTTCACGCAGGCCGCACGCGCCTCCGTGGCGGCCCAGGTGGAGGCCATGGTCGGCTTCCTCGATGCCGGTGCCGAGGTCTTCGACTACGGCAACTCCCTCCGTACCGAGGCGCAGCTGGGCGGGTACGACCGCGCCTTCGCCTTCCCCGGATTCGTGCCGGCGTACATCCGGCCGCTCTTCGCCGAGGGCAAGGGGCCGTTCCGCTGGGCGGCGCTCTCCGGCGACCCGGCGGACATCGCCGCGACCGACCGCGCCATCCTGGACCTCTTCCCCGAGGACGAGCACCTGCGCCGCTGGATCACCCAGGCGGGCGAGAAGGTGCCGTTCGAGGGCCTCCCGGCGCGGATCTGCTGGCTCGGCTACAAGGAGCGCCACCTCGCCGGCCTGAGGTTCAACGAGATGGTCGCGAGCGGCGAGCTCCGCGCCCCGATCGTCATCGGCCGCGACCACCTGGACTCCGGCTCCGTCGCCTCGCCGTACCGCGAGACCGAGTCGATGGCCGACGGCTCGGACGCCATCGCCGACTGGCCGCTGCTGAACGCCCTGCTCAACACCGCGTCGGGCGCCACCTGGGTCTCGCTCCACCACGGCGGCGGTGTCGGCATCGGTCGCAGCATCCACGCCGGACAGGTGATCGTCGCCGACGGTACGCCGCTCGCCGCGGAGAAGATCGAGCGCGTGCTCGTCAACGACCCGGGCACCGGGGTCATGCGGCACGTGGACGCGGGCTATGAGCGCGCGGTGGAGGTCGCCGACGAGCGCGGCCTGCGCGTCCCGATGCGGGAGCACGCGGCCCGGGAGGGGTCCCGCGGCTGA
- the hutI gene encoding imidazolonepropionase, which translates to MSRQPSSSTLLTGIGELVTFDPQHDGPLGLVRDAALLTVDGRIEWTGPASRAPRGDADREVDAGGAAVIPGFVDSHTHLVFGGDRSAEFEARMAGRPYSAGGIRSTVAATRAASDDELRNRLTRFTAELRAQGTTTFEVKSGYGLTVADEERALRVAREVTTETTFLGAHVVPAEYADDPAAYVDLVVGPMLDACTPHARWIDVFCETGAFDPEQSRRILTAGAARGLGVRVHASQLGPGEGVLLAVELDAAAVDHCTYLTDTDVEALAASGTVAGLLPGVEFSTRHPYPDARRLLDAGVRVALASDCNPGSSFTSSLAFCIAVAVRDMGMTVAEALRAATLGGAESLRRDDVGHLRRGARADYVVLDAPSYVHLAYRPGVPLVAQTVIGGA; encoded by the coding sequence ATGTCACGGCAGCCGTCTTCCTCGACGCTCCTCACCGGGATCGGTGAACTGGTCACTTTCGACCCGCAGCACGACGGGCCACTCGGACTCGTCCGGGATGCGGCCCTGCTCACCGTCGACGGCCGGATCGAGTGGACGGGCCCGGCATCGCGCGCACCCCGGGGAGACGCGGACCGCGAGGTGGACGCGGGCGGCGCAGCCGTCATCCCGGGGTTCGTCGACAGCCACACTCATCTCGTCTTCGGCGGTGACCGCTCCGCCGAGTTCGAGGCGCGCATGGCGGGGCGGCCGTATTCCGCCGGCGGAATACGCAGCACGGTCGCGGCGACGCGCGCGGCTTCGGACGACGAGTTGCGTAACCGCCTCACCCGGTTCACGGCCGAGTTGCGCGCCCAGGGGACCACGACCTTCGAGGTCAAGAGCGGCTACGGCCTCACGGTCGCCGACGAGGAACGCGCCCTGCGCGTGGCGCGGGAGGTCACCACGGAGACCACATTCCTCGGCGCGCATGTCGTCCCCGCCGAGTACGCGGACGACCCTGCCGCCTATGTCGACCTGGTCGTCGGCCCCATGCTCGACGCGTGCACGCCGCACGCCCGCTGGATCGACGTGTTCTGCGAGACCGGCGCCTTCGATCCGGAGCAGTCGCGCCGCATTCTGACGGCGGGCGCGGCGCGCGGGCTGGGCGTGCGGGTGCACGCGAGCCAGCTGGGTCCCGGCGAGGGCGTCCTCCTGGCCGTCGAGCTCGACGCCGCCGCCGTCGATCACTGCACCTACCTCACGGACACCGATGTGGAGGCCCTCGCCGCTTCCGGCACGGTGGCCGGGCTCCTTCCCGGCGTCGAGTTCTCGACGCGGCACCCCTACCCCGACGCCCGCCGGCTCCTCGACGCCGGCGTCCGGGTCGCCCTCGCGAGCGATTGCAACCCCGGGTCGTCGTTCACCTCGTCCCTGGCGTTCTGTATCGCCGTCGCGGTGCGCGACATGGGCATGACCGTCGCGGAGGCGCTGCGGGCGGCCACTCTCGGCGGCGCCGAGTCCCTCCGCCGCGACGACGTCGGTCACCTCCGCCGCGGCGCCCGGGCCGACTACGTCGTCCTGGACGCGCCCTCGTACGTCCACCTCGCCTACCGCCCCGGCGTCCCCCTCGTCGCGCAGACGGTCATCGGCGGCGCGTAG
- a CDS encoding arginase family protein has protein sequence MSTAALSVDPLWPRAGDWPALETLGDDARADLALLGLPTWRTSLSPTGAHATPAAVRSALRRYSTHTAGAAVDRLRLVDEGDVVEPDGPEGEARAIAAMRAAAARSTVTVAVGGDNSLTVPAALGAFGDDLRTAGLITLDAHHDLRDGVSNGSPVRRLVEAGLAGTRIVQIGIADFANSAAYTRRAEELGITVVPRDALHGRPLDDVMAEALDIAGASAGPVHVDLDVDVCDRSVAPGCPASVPGGLAAWELRRFARLAAASPRVRSLDIAEVDATADAADQRTVRLAALLVLEAVAGLASRAS, from the coding sequence ATGAGCACCGCAGCGCTGTCCGTCGATCCGCTCTGGCCGCGGGCCGGTGACTGGCCCGCGCTCGAGACGCTCGGGGACGACGCGCGTGCGGACCTCGCCCTGCTCGGACTCCCGACCTGGCGCACCTCCCTCTCGCCGACCGGGGCGCACGCGACGCCTGCCGCGGTGCGATCCGCGCTGAGACGCTATTCGACCCACACCGCAGGCGCGGCGGTCGACCGCCTGCGGCTCGTCGACGAGGGCGATGTCGTGGAGCCGGACGGCCCGGAGGGCGAGGCACGCGCTATCGCGGCGATGCGGGCCGCCGCGGCCCGGTCGACCGTCACGGTGGCGGTCGGCGGCGACAACTCCCTGACCGTTCCCGCCGCTCTCGGCGCATTCGGCGATGACCTGCGGACGGCGGGGCTCATCACCCTCGACGCCCACCACGACCTCCGAGACGGCGTCTCGAACGGCTCACCCGTCCGCCGGCTCGTGGAGGCGGGGCTCGCCGGCACCCGGATCGTCCAGATCGGGATCGCCGACTTCGCGAACTCGGCCGCCTACACGCGCCGGGCCGAGGAGCTCGGGATCACGGTGGTCCCGCGTGACGCGCTCCACGGCCGTCCGCTCGACGATGTCATGGCGGAGGCGCTCGACATCGCCGGGGCATCCGCAGGCCCGGTCCACGTCGACCTCGACGTGGACGTGTGCGACCGTTCCGTCGCACCCGGCTGCCCGGCCTCAGTCCCCGGTGGCCTCGCGGCGTGGGAGCTGCGCCGCTTCGCACGCCTCGCCGCGGCCTCCCCGCGCGTCCGGTCGCTCGACATCGCGGAGGTGGACGCGACCGCCGACGCCGCCGACCAGCGCACGGTGCGGCTGGCCGCGCTCCTGGTGCTGGAGGCTGTGGCCGGGCTCGCGTCCCGCGCATCCTGA